GCGGTTCGGCCGTGTAACGCGTCAGGCCCACCACCCACTCGTCCAGCAAGCGGGTGAATCCGGCGATTTCAGGGGAGCAGCGTAGTCCGTGCATGCGCGTCTTTCTCGGGCGTTCTCTTACCACGATCAGGCTTGCGGCTGACCCCGAAACAGCGTCTCATGGGCGCGCCATGACCACTTTCACCGACCTGCTCCGCAGCGGAGCCTCGCTCGATCGCATCGGCCAGCACCTGGACAACCTCTCGCAGGACGTGCGTACCGCCGAGACCATGGCGCTCTCGCGCGGCGACCAGAAGAAGCTCTTCGACATCGCCAGCCCGGTGATCTCGCTGGACCACCTGGCGCCCGAGGGCGGCACGCTGCACCCCATCATCCACGAGGGCATGAACAACCAGCCGGCGTTCCGGAAGTTCCAGAAGCCGTGCACGCGCGGCGTGGACGGGTCGGTCTTCGGCTACAACGAAGGCCTGCTGCGCGACGTCATCGGGCCGGGCTACTTCGTGGCGCGCGAGACCGGCAAGGACCCGCGCGGCCACATCGTGGTGGACTACTTCATGTGTCCCGCAGGCGAGGTGCCCACGGGCTGGCCAGAGATCGTGCCCAACGCGGTGGGCCTGCAGCGCTTCGTGTTCCACCGCTGCCGCGACTACCTGCGGCGCGTGTCCAAGCACGTGAGCATCGGCAAGGCGTACAAGGACGAGTCCACCGTGATGGGGTACTTCGTCCTCGCGCGTCAGGGCACCTGACTCACCCCGCTGCGGTCAGGCCTTGGCCAGCTCGCTGAGGCCGGCGCAGCCACGGAAGAACAGCGTCACGATCTTGCTGGCCTCGTGGCTGAGCGGCGTGGCCGCCTCGCCGCGTGCGATCCAGCGCATGAAGTAGGCGTTGCTGAGCCCCCACATCACGTAGCCGGCCTCTTCCTCGGTGAGGCCCTGTAGCGCGGGGTGGTCGGGGTGCTCGGCGCAGATGCGCGCCACGTAGTCGGCGGAGCGCGCGATGAGGTCCGGGTCACAGTCCTGCGCGGACGGCTCTCCGTCGCTGGCTTCGGCCGGCGGCGGACTCATGACGGCCACGAACTCGTCGCGCCGCCCCTCGGCCCAGCCGAGCTGCTCGGAGAGCACCAGCTCGAGGCGCTGCTCGAGGGACAGCCCCGCGGGGAGCGGCTTCTCCATGAGGGCCTCGAACTCCGCGATGATCTTGTCGCGCAGGGCGTCCCAGATGGCGCGCTTGCCCTTGAAGTAGCTGTAGAGCGAGGCGGCCGCGAAGCCTGCCTCGGCGGCGATCTCCTGCACGCCGGCCGCCGCGTAGCCCTTGCGGGCGAAGACGCGCGCGGCAGCGACCAGGATGTCTTCGCGGGTGTGCTCGGCGGCACGCTCTCGTCGGGTGGGACGCATCATGGCTAGCTCACCGTCGCTTCCGTGGTGGGAGGGGTCTCGGTGGCGCGCGAGAACAGGCGCGCCACGCGCAGGCGGCCGCCCTCGAGCAGCGAGTAGAGCACCGGCACCACCACCAGCGTGAGCACCGTCGAGGTGATCAGGCCGCCGATGACCACGATGCCCATGGGCGCGCGCACCTCGCCACCGTCACCGTGGCCGATGGCCACCGGCAACATGCCGAAGATCATGGCGCCCGTGGTCATCAAGATGGGCCGCAGGCGTGTGGCGCCCGCGTTCTCGAGCGCCAGCGGGATGGACTGGCCCTCACCGCGCAGCTGGATGGCGAAGTCGATGAGCAAGATGGCGTTCTTGGTGACCAGGCCGAACAGCATGATGAGGCCGATCATGGCGAAGATGGTCATGGTGTTGCCCGTGAGGAGCAGCGCGCCGAACGCCCCGATCAGCGAGAAGGGCAGCGAGCTCATGATGGTGAGCGGGTGCAGGAAGCTCTCGAACTGCGCCGCGAGGATCATGTACACGCAGATCACGGCCAGGAAGATGGAGAGCAGCATGCTGGCCATGCTCTCCTCCATCATCTGCGCGGTGCCGCCGAAGGCCGCCGTGACGCCCTCGCCCACCACGTCGTCCGAGATGGCCTGCACCTCGGCCATGGCGTCGCCGAGGGGCTTGCCGCTGAGGTTGGCGTAGACCGTGACTTGCCGCTGACGCGACTGGCGGTCCACGCGGCTCGGGCCGCTGACCAGCGAGACGTCGGCGAGGATGCCCAGGGGCACGGGCCGGCCCTGCGCCGAGATGATGTTGGCGTGCGACGCCGTGTAGATGTTGCGGGCCGACTCCGGCAGACGCACCCGCACGTCGATCTGGTTGGACTCGTCCTCGATGCTGGTGGCCACCGTGCCGGCGAAGAGCGTGCGCGCGGTGCTGGCCACGGTGTCGGCGGAGATGCCGAGGTCGTCGATGACGGCGCGCCGCACCTCGACGCGCATCTCGGGCTTGCCGGTGCGGAAGCTGGTGTCCACGTCCACGTAGCCACCACGCTCGTGCAGAGCCGCGACGATGCGCTGGGCGCTGGCCTGCAGCTCCTCGAGGTCGTTGCCGCGCAGGTCGAGCTGCACCTCGGCGTTGCGCTGGCCACCCGATCCATTGTCGTCGGCCGCCTCCACCGACGAAGTGAACTCGGTCGAGCCCGCGAAGCGCTCACGTGCGAAGGCCATGATCTCGGTCTGGTGATAGGCGCGCGCCGCCCGCGGCTCGAGCAGCACCAGCACGGTCGCCAGGTTGCGCTGCTCTTGGGCGCCACCGCCCACCGTGGCGAAGGTGGACGAGACGCCGGGGATCTCGCGCAGGGCGTTGGCCACCTGGGCCGCGGCCTCGTCCGTGGCCTCGAGGCTGGCGCCCGGGGGCAGCTCCATGCGCACGAGGAACTGCGACTTGTCCTCCATGGGGATGAACTCGAAGCCCAGCATGCCGGCCACGCCGAAGCTGGCCACCAGCACGGCGCTCGCCGCGCCGAAGGTGATGGTGCGGTTGCGCAGCGCGAAGCGGATGACGCCGCGGTAGCGCGCGTCGAACCAGTCGAGCACGGCCTCGATCTTGGCCGAGAGCCCGGTGCTGGCCCCGTGGTGATCGCCCAGGAAGCGCGCCGAGAGCATGGGCGTGAGCGTGAAGGACACGAACAGCGACAGCAGCACGGCCACGGCCACGGTGAGGCCGAACTCGTAGAAGAACTGGCCGATCATGCCCTCCATGAAGGCCACCGGCACGAACACCGCCACGATGGACATGGTGGTGGCGAACACGGCCAGGCCGATCTCGGCGGTGCCACGCTGCGCCGCCTCCATGGCCGTCTCCTTGAGCACGGTGCGCCGCCGCACGATGTTCTCGATGACCACGATGGCGTCGTCGATCAGGATGCCAATGGAGAGCGAGAGCGCGAGCGTGGTCATCATGTTGAGCGTGAAGCCCATGACCTTCACGAACGCGAACGTGCCGATGACCGAGGTGGGCAGCGCCAGGGCGCTGATCAGCGTGGCGCGCCAGTCGCGCAGGAAGATGAAGATGATGACGATGGCCAGGAGCGCGCCCAGCACGAGGTCGAGCTGCACGGTCTCGATGGACGCCACGATCGTGGTGGAGTTGTCCTGCACCATCTGGATGGTGATGCCGGCAGGCGCCGTGGCGTTGAGCTCGGCCATGCGCTCGTGCACCTCGCGGGCCACCGCGACGGTGTTGGCGTCGCTCTGCTTGATGAGCTGCACGGCCACGGCCGGGCGCCCGTCGAGGCGCGTGATGGAGGCGCGCTCCTCGAAGCTGTCTTCGATGGTGGCCACTTCGGCGAGCGACACGGGGATGCCCTGCACCGTGGCGATGGTGGTGCGGCCCAGCTCCTCCACACTGGCGAAGCGCGCGTCAGTACGCAGCACCATGTTCTGGCGCCCGGAACCGAATTACCCGCGGGGATCTCGATGTTCTGACGGCCCAGCGCCATCACCAGGTCCTGCACGGTCAGGCGGTAGCCCTGCAGCGCGCCGAGGTCCACGTAGACCTGGACCTCGCGCTCTTGAAGGCCGATGAGGCGCACCTGTCCCACGCCGCCGATGCGCTCGAGGTCCGGCTTCAGCCGGTCTTCCACGTAGTCGGCCAGCGCGCGCTGGTCATCGCCCGCCACCGAGAGCTGCATGATCGGCGCGGCGCCCAGGTCGAGCTTCTCCACCGAGGGCGCCTCGGCACCGTCGGGCAGGTCGGGGACCACGGTGGCCACGCGGTCGCGCACGTCCTGCGCCCCCACGTCGAGGTCCACGCCCAGCTCGAACTCCACGTAGACCTGCGCCACGCCCTCCACGCTGGTGGAGCGCAGCGAGCGGATGCCGCTGAGGCTGTTGACGGCCTCCTCGATCGGATCGGCCACCTGCTCTTCCATGGTCTCGGGCGAGGCGCCGGGGTAGACCACGGTCACGGTCACGATGGGAAAGTCGACCTCCGGGTAGAGGTCCACGTTGAGGCGCGTGTACAGCAGGAGCCCGAAGACCACGAGCGCGCCGATGACCATCGTCGTGAAGACGGGCCGGGCGATGCTGACGTCCGAGATCTTCATTCGGCGGCCTCCGGCTCCGGCGTCGGCGTGGGCTCTGGCTGGGCGGCCGGAACCGCCGCGCTACCTGCACCCGCGGGGGCTGCCGCCACGCGCACCTCCACGTCTTCACGCAGCGGCTGGCTGGCATGCACGATGACCTGAGCGCCCTGCTCGAGGCCCGAGAGCACCATCACGTTGGTCGCATCGATGGGCCGCACCTGCACCACCACGCGGCGCGCGGCGTTGCCCTGCACCACGTAGACGTACGACTCGGTGGCGGTGCTGCGCACGCCCGTCGCGGGGAGCACCAGGCCCTCCACCGGGGCGGCCTGCGGAAAGCTCACGTGGGCGAACATGCCCGCGCGCAAGCGCCCGTCGGCGTTGGGGAAGCGCACCATCACCGACGCCGTGTGCGTCAGCGGGTCGAGCTCGTAGCCCACGCGCACGATGCGCCCCTCGATGTGGATGCCCAGTGAGCGCAGCTCGGCCGTGGCCACGCCGCCCACTTGGACGCCCGGCAGCTGCGACTCGGCCACGCGGACGCGCGCGTCCACCTCGGAGAGGTCCAGCAGGCGCAGGATGCCCGAGCCCTGCGGGCTGACCACGGCGCCCAGCTCGGTGGGGATGGACTCGACCACGCCCGCGAACGGAGCACGAATGGTGTAGCTTCCGAGCGACACGGCGGCCGCCCCCGCTGCCGAGCGCGAGGCCTCGGCCGAGGCGCGCGCGGCGTCGCGGCTGGCGGCCAGCTGGTCCGCCTGAGACACCGGCATGGCGCCGCGCTCGGCGAGCGGCTGGATGCGCTCGAACTCGCGCGCGTACTGGCTGGCCTGCACCTGCGCCGAAGACGCCATCGCCTCGGTCTGGGCGGCCAGCGCCCGGGCGTAGCGCGCGTCCAGGCGGATGAGCGGCGCGTTGCGGCGCACGGTGTCGCCCTCTTCCACGAAGATGCGCTGGACGCGCGCGGTCACGTCGGCGCCGATGTCCACAGCGCGAAGCGGCAAGAGGTGCGCGCCGATCTCCGGGATGTACGCGATGGGCCCGCGCGTGACGGTGACCACCTGCACCTCGACCGGCGTGGCGCGCTCGGCTTCGACCGCAGGCAGCTGCGCCGCGCCCTCTTGCGAGCAGCCGGCCACCAGCAGCAGCGTGCCGCTCAGCACGCCGGGAGCCAGCTTCTTGACGCTGCGGGAGAGGAGGTTCGAGAGGAGCGGGGCGACTCCGCTGTTCGGCGCGTGGATCATCGTGTCTCCGGGGTCAGGCCAAGGGCATAGTCGAGGCGCGCTCGCGCGAGCCGGTAGCCGAGGTGGGCGTCGACGAGGTCGACCTGGGCGCGGCGGACGGCCGTCTCGCTGTCCAGCACTTCGTTGGAGGTGGCGGCGCCCGCTTCGAAGCGCAGCACGCGCGACTCGTAGGCCTCGCGGGCGGCGTCCACCGCGTCTTGCGCGCTCTGCATGGAGGCTGCGGCGGCGCGCAGGGCGGCGTCTGCCTGATAGACCTCGATGGTCACGGCGCGCTCGAGGCTGCGCAGCTGCGCCTCCGCTTCCGCCACAGTAGCGTTGATGCCGGCGGCGCGGTGACGTGCGGCCGCGAACGCGTTGGGTGACCAGGTGAGGTTCACGCCCACGCTCCACGTGGCACGGAACTCGGCCGTCTGCGGGAAGATGCGCTGGTTGGGGTTGGCGTAGTCGATGGCGCCCACCACCGCGAGCTGCGGCACCTGCGCGCCGAGCGTGGTGCGTGCCTCGGCCCGCCGCACCTCCACCAAGAGGCGCAGCGCCTGGGCCTCGGGGCGCGCGTCGAGCGCCAGCGTCACGCGCCCACCATCGAGGGCGGGCGGAAGGGCGGCGGCCTCTTCGAAGACGGACTCACCGATCACCACGCGGTCTCCTGGAGCGCCGCCGATGCGCTGCACCAGCGCCACCTCGGCGATGGCCGCGTCGCCCTCGGCCACCAGCAGCACAACACGCACCGACGACAGCCGCGCGCGCACCTCGGACAGCTCCACGGCGGCCACCACGCCGCGCTCGACCATGGCCTCGGTGGTGGCCAAGAGCGACTCCAGCAGGCGCACCGAGTCCTGCGCCACGATGACGCGCGCGCGAGCCTGGATCAGCTGGTAGAACGCCTCGCGCCCCTGGATGGCCAGCTGGCGATTCTGCGTCTCGGTCTGGAAGCGCGCCGCCTCCTGCCCCCGCTCGGCCGCCCGCATGGCGGGGAGCGTGGTCAGGAAGATCTCGGTCACCGGGATGGAGAGCGAGGCCCGCAGCAGGTACGTGTTGAGGATCTGCGGGAACGGGTTGTCGATGATGGTGCCGCCGATGTCGAAGGGCGGCAGGTCCACCTCGGACAGCCGCGTGTAGTTGGCCTGCAGCGCCAGCTGCGGGAAGAGGCCCACCCGCACCTCGCGATAGGCCGCCTCTGCCCGGGCCTGCGCTGCGGCCGCCGCCTCCGCCTGGGGAGCGTTCGTCACAGCCAAGACCGCGACCTGATCGGCCGTCAGGCCCTCTTGGACGGGCCCCATCAGCAAGCTCAAGTCACTGAAATCAGTGGCTTCCTGAGCGATCGCCGGCGCGCCGGTGTGCAGTGAGCAGGCGAGCAGCGTGAGTACGAAGCTGAAACGAGTCATGATTCTCTCCGAATTGCAATTCGGAGATATGAATCACGAGTTCGTGGGCGGCAAATGATTATTGAGGTTCAGCTCAAGAATTCGCCGGCCAGCTTGGACGCCCGCTGCCCGTCGAGCGACCCACGGTGACGCTCGAGGACCACCTTCATCAGCTGCCCCATCTGCTTCTTCTCGGTGATCCCCAGCTCGGCCGCGATGGCCCGCAGCGCTGTGCGCGCCGCGTCGTCGTCCATGGCCTTCGGGAGGTACGCGTTGAGCACCTCCACCTCCGCGAGCTCGTTGGCCGCCAGCTCGGCGCGGCCACCCTTCTGGTAGTCGGCCGCCGAGTCACGCCGCGTCTTCACCGCACGCAGGATGATGGCCATCTCGTCGATCTCGGTCTGCGGATCGTTCGGATCGTCCACCTTGACCTGCTCGCGCAGCAGCTCCGCCTTCAGCATGCGCAGGGTCTCGCGCGCCACCACGTTCTTGTCGCGCATGGCTTGCTTGAGGTCTTCGGCGAGGCGCGCCTCGAGGGCGCTCGGCTTCTTGTCGGCGGTGGTCATGGCGCCACCCTACAGCCCACCCACCCCACGTCAACGTGGATACACGACCAGCGAGCGCGCGATGGCCTCGGCGCGAGGGCGCGCGCCGGGCTCGGGCTGGATGGTCAGCAGGCCCACCTGCCCTGGGAGCCAGACCGCGGCGTGCAGCACCTGAGCGTCCTCCACCGTCTCCCACTCGAGGAAGCGGTCGGCGTCACGCTGCGTCTCGGGGCCCCAGTCTCCCACGGCGTCCAGCACCTCGGACGGCTCGGGAGGCGGCGCACCCGGCAAGAGCTCTACGGGGTGCACCTCGAGCCACAGCTGGAGACCTTCGTCGGCCGCCCAGAAGGTCCCGTTGCCACGCCACGCCACGCTCATGGCGCTGGGCAGCGCCAGCCACGCGTCCCGGCGCGCGCGCAGCCAGAGCTCACCTCGGCGAAGGCTGATGGACCAGTCCGGTACCACCGCGTCGAGGTGCCTCGGCCGCTCACGCAGCGCGTCGAGCGCGTCCAGCACCGCGCGCCAAGGGGCCCGCAGCGGCTGCAGCTCGGCGTGCGGCGGCAGGTTCGCGTGCAGCGCGTCGAGGTCGTCGCACAGCGACTCCAAGCGACCCACCTCCAGCTCGTCCAGCGGCGGGCGCGGCGGGATGAGGAAGCGCAGCTGATAGGCGGCGCGGCGGACTCGCATGGTGTCGTTCAGCCCCGGCTCCCACCACAGCGCGTGCTCTGCCGGGACAATGGCGTCGGCCACTGCCCAGGGCCCGCTCGGCAGCACGAGACGCGCTTCGTGCGCCACCCGCAGCCCGTCGATGGCCACGTGACCCCCGTGGTGTTCGGCCGAGGCCAGCGCGTCGCACCAGTAGGCCTCGCAGGCCGCGCGCACGGCCGAGAGATCGCCGCTCGCCAGGTAGCTGTCGATCACGTCGTGCGCCGCGACCAGTCCAGCCGCTTCGGCCGCTGCCACCAGCGCGTCGGCCACGTGGGCGTGATAGCCGGGCCCGAGCGACAGCGTGAAGGCCGACGCGCGCAGCAGTCCGGGCAGGCTGCGGATCTCCACGGGGAGCGCCGCGGGGTGCAGCACCAAGTCCACTCCGTCGGGCGCCGCGCGCACCTCTTCGAGCGTGTCGGCGCACGGGCCACCCATGTCCGTGAGGCCACCGACGAAGCGGTCGAGGGCCTCGTCGTGCTCGAGAGCGTGCCTGAACACCAGCTCCAGGTTGGGTCGTGGCTCGCTCGAATGGGGGGGTGGCGCTACCGGCGTCATGAGGGGTGGCCGAGCATAGCCCGTCTGCGCATGGTATGGCGCCCGCCCTATGCCCATCCTCGTTGCCACCGGTATCAGCAAAGCGTTCGGGCCGCGCGTGCTGCTCGACAAAGTCGACCTCTCCGTCCATGCGGGCGAGCGCGTTGGCATCGTGGGCATCAACGGGTCGGGCAAGTCCACGCTCTGCAAGATCCTCGCGGGCATCGAGCCGGCCGACGCGGGCGAGGTCATCCGCCGCCGCGACGCCACCATCGAGTACCTGGCGCAGGAGCCCGTGCTGCCGGACGACCGCACGGCGCGCGAGGTGGTGCGCGAGGGGCTGCGCGCCTGGGCCGAGGCCTACGAGACGCACGCTGCGGCGAGCGAGGCGCTGTCTTCGCCCGACGCCGACTACGACAAGCTGCTGGACATCCAGGCCAAGGCCGGCGCCGAGGTGGAGCGCCTGGGGGGCTGGGACCGCGGTCACCTGGTGGACGCCATGCTGGGGCACCTCAAGGTGCTGGAGCCGGACGCCCTGGTGGGCCGCATGAGCGGTGGCGAGCGGCGGCGCGTGGCCCTGGCGCGCCTGCTGGTTTCGCAGCCCAGCCTGGCCATCTTGGACGAGCCCACCAACCACCTCGACGTGGACACCATCGAGTGGCTCGAGCACTACCTGGCCGAGAGCTACGGCGGCGCGCTGGTGCTCATCACGCATGACCGCTACGTGCTCGACCGCGTGGTGACGCGCACGCTCGAGGTGGACGACGGCCACGTGCACTCCTACGACGGCGCCTGGGAGGAGTACCTGATGGCGAAGGCCGAGCGGCAGTCGCACGAGGCCCGCTCGGAGCGCAACCGTCAGAATTTCCTGCGCACGGAGCTCGAGTGGCTGCGACGCTCGCCCAAGGCGCGCACCACCAAGAGCCAGTCGCGGGTGGACCGCGCCGAGGCCGCGCGCGACCAGCAGGGCCCCACGCAGCACGGCCGCGCGGGCTTCACGCTCGAGACCACCCGTCTCGGCAAGACCATCGTGGACCTGCGCGAGGTGAGCATCGGGTTCGGGGACCGCACGTTGATCCGCGACATGACCTTCATGCTGTCGAGCGGCATGCGCCTCGGGGTGGTGGGGCCGAACGGCGCCGGCAAGAGCACGCTGCTGAAGCTCTTGGTGGGCCAGCTGCAGCCTGACTCGGGCGAGGTGGTGGTCGGCAAGAACACCGAGATCGCGTACTTCGACCAAGGACGCAGCGGCCTCGATGACAGCGCCGACCTGATGCACAACGTGGCGGGCAACGACGACAAGGTCACGTTCCGCGGCGAGCGCATCGACGTGCGCACGTACCTCGCGCGCTTCTTGTTCGCCCCGGACCGCATGCGACAAAAGGTCATCGCGCTGTCGGGTGGTGAGCGGGCCCGCGTGGCGCTGGCCAAGCTGCTGCTCAAGCCGTCCAACGTGCTGCTGCTGGACGAGCCCACCAACGACCTCGACGTGGCCACGCTGAGCTCGCTCGAGGAGATGCTGACCGAGTCGAACGCCACCGCCGTGGTGGTCAGCCACGACCGCTACTTCCTCGACCGCGTGGCCACGCACATCCTGGCCTTCGAGGGCGACGGCGTGGTGGTCCCCTACGCCGGCAACTACGAGCTGTACCGCACCCTGAAGGCCGCCGCGCTGGCCGAGACCATGGACGCGTCACGCGCCGCCACCGCCAGCAACAAGGCCGCCGCAGCGAGCGCGCGGGCTGCCGAGGCGAGCGCCGCCAAAGCACCGTCCATCGCCCCCGCGCCGAAGGTGGTGCTGAACAAGCTCACCAGCAAAGAGCGCCGCGAGCTGGACGGCATGATGGAGGCCATCGAGCGCGCCGAGCACGAGCTGGCGGCGCTGGACGCGCAGCTGGCCGACCCCACGCTGTACGCCGAGCGGGCGGGCGAAGTGCGCGCCGTGACCGACAAGCAGCAGGCCGCCAGCGCCAAGGTGGAGGCGCTCATGACGCGCTGGGACGAGCTCGAGCGAAGGCGCCAGGCGCTGGGGTGAGGTGGCCTTTGCTCACCGTGCTTCCGTGGCATGCTGCGCCCGCATGAACGCGAGGACGAGGAGCTGGTCGAGTGGAGCGTGGCTCCTGGTGGCGGTGGTCGGACTGCTGTCTGGGACGGCGCACGCGCAGGGCCCCCTACCGGCGCCC
The Sandaracinaceae bacterium genome window above contains:
- a CDS encoding GatB/YqeY domain-containing protein, encoding MTTADKKPSALEARLAEDLKQAMRDKNVVARETLRMLKAELLREQVKVDDPNDPQTEIDEMAIILRAVKTRRDSAADYQKGGRAELAANELAEVEVLNAYLPKAMDDDAARTALRAIAAELGITEKKQMGQLMKVVLERHRGSLDGQRASKLAGEFLS
- a CDS encoding TetR/AcrR family transcriptional regulator, whose protein sequence is MMRPTRRERAAEHTREDILVAAARVFARKGYAAAGVQEIAAEAGFAAASLYSYFKGKRAIWDALRDKIIAEFEALMEKPLPAGLSLEQRLELVLSEQLGWAEGRRDEFVAVMSPPPAEASDGEPSAQDCDPDLIARSADYVARICAEHPDHPALQGLTEEEAGYVMWGLSNAYFMRWIARGEAATPLSHEASKIVTLFFRGCAGLSELAKA
- a CDS encoding efflux RND transporter periplasmic adaptor subunit, whose amino-acid sequence is MIHAPNSGVAPLLSNLLSRSVKKLAPGVLSGTLLLVAGCSQEGAAQLPAVEAERATPVEVQVVTVTRGPIAYIPEIGAHLLPLRAVDIGADVTARVQRIFVEEGDTVRRNAPLIRLDARYARALAAQTEAMASSAQVQASQYAREFERIQPLAERGAMPVSQADQLAASRDAARASAEASRSAAGAAAVSLGSYTIRAPFAGVVESIPTELGAVVSPQGSGILRLLDLSEVDARVRVAESQLPGVQVGGVATAELRSLGIHIEGRIVRVGYELDPLTHTASVMVRFPNADGRLRAGMFAHVSFPQAAPVEGLVLPATGVRSTATESYVYVVQGNAARRVVVQVRPIDATNVMVLSGLEQGAQVIVHASQPLREDVEVRVAAAPAGAGSAAVPAAQPEPTPTPEPEAAE
- a CDS encoding efflux RND transporter permease subunit, with the translated sequence MVLRTDARFASVEELGRTTIATVQGIPVSLAEVATIEDSFEERASITRLDGRPAVAVQLIKQSDANTVAVAREVHERMAELNATAPAGITIQMVQDNSTTIVASIETVQLDLVLGALLAIVIIFIFLRDWRATLISALALPTSVIGTFAFVKVMGFTLNMMTTLALSLSIGILIDDAIVVIENIVRRRTVLKETAMEAAQRGTAEIGLAVFATTMSIVAVFVPVAFMEGMIGQFFYEFGLTVAVAVLLSLFVSFTLTPMLSARFLGDHHGASTGLSAKIEAVLDWFDARYRGVIRFALRNRTITFGAASAVLVASFGVAGMLGFEFIPMEDKSQFLVRMELPPGASLEATDEAAAQVANALREIPGVSSTFATVGGGAQEQRNLATVLVLLEPRAARAYHQTEIMAFARERFAGSTEFTSSVEAADDNGSGGQRNAEVQLDLRGNDLEELQASAQRIVAALHERGGYVDVDTSFRTGKPEMRVEVRRAVIDDLGISADTVASTARTLFAGTVATSIEDESNQIDVRVRLPESARNIYTASHANIISAQGRPVPLGILADVSLVSGPSRVDRQSRQRQVTVYANLSGKPLGDAMAEVQAISDDVVGEGVTAAFGGTAQMMEESMASMLLSIFLAVICVYMILAAQFESFLHPLTIMSSLPFSLIGAFGALLLTGNTMTIFAMIGLIMLFGLVTKNAILLIDFAIQLRGEGQSIPLALENAGATRLRPILMTTGAMIFGMLPVAIGHGDGGEVRAPMGIVVIGGLITSTVLTLVVVPVLYSLLEGGRLRVARLFSRATETPPTTEATVS
- a CDS encoding ABC-F family ATP-binding cassette domain-containing protein, encoding MPILVATGISKAFGPRVLLDKVDLSVHAGERVGIVGINGSGKSTLCKILAGIEPADAGEVIRRRDATIEYLAQEPVLPDDRTAREVVREGLRAWAEAYETHAAASEALSSPDADYDKLLDIQAKAGAEVERLGGWDRGHLVDAMLGHLKVLEPDALVGRMSGGERRRVALARLLVSQPSLAILDEPTNHLDVDTIEWLEHYLAESYGGALVLITHDRYVLDRVVTRTLEVDDGHVHSYDGAWEEYLMAKAERQSHEARSERNRQNFLRTELEWLRRSPKARTTKSQSRVDRAEAARDQQGPTQHGRAGFTLETTRLGKTIVDLREVSIGFGDRTLIRDMTFMLSSGMRLGVVGPNGAGKSTLLKLLVGQLQPDSGEVVVGKNTEIAYFDQGRSGLDDSADLMHNVAGNDDKVTFRGERIDVRTYLARFLFAPDRMRQKVIALSGGERARVALAKLLLKPSNVLLLDEPTNDLDVATLSSLEEMLTESNATAVVVSHDRYFLDRVATHILAFEGDGVVVPYAGNYELYRTLKAAALAETMDASRAATASNKAAAASARAAEASAAKAPSIAPAPKVVLNKLTSKERRELDGMMEAIERAEHELAALDAQLADPTLYAERAGEVRAVTDKQQAASAKVEALMTRWDELERRRQALG
- a CDS encoding TolC family protein: MTRFSFVLTLLACSLHTGAPAIAQEATDFSDLSLLMGPVQEGLTADQVAVLAVTNAPQAEAAAAAQARAEAAYREVRVGLFPQLALQANYTRLSEVDLPPFDIGGTIIDNPFPQILNTYLLRASLSIPVTEIFLTTLPAMRAAERGQEAARFQTETQNRQLAIQGREAFYQLIQARARVIVAQDSVRLLESLLATTEAMVERGVVAAVELSEVRARLSSVRVVLLVAEGDAAIAEVALVQRIGGAPGDRVVIGESVFEEAAALPPALDGGRVTLALDARPEAQALRLLVEVRRAEARTTLGAQVPQLAVVGAIDYANPNQRIFPQTAEFRATWSVGVNLTWSPNAFAAARHRAAGINATVAEAEAQLRSLERAVTIEVYQADAALRAAAASMQSAQDAVDAAREAYESRVLRFEAGAATSNEVLDSETAVRRAQVDLVDAHLGYRLARARLDYALGLTPETR